Proteins from one Candida orthopsilosis Co 90-125, chromosome 2 draft sequence genomic window:
- a CDS encoding Ssh1 protein (with a role in protein translocation across membranes in C. albicans), translating to MSGFRLLDLVKFFLPILPEVEFPFEKTKFDERIVFTVGSALIFLFGQLPIYGLIPQAQFHLQDPFYQFRSIFAMEKGTLLELGLLPIITSGFIWQLSAGLKLININLGLRYDRELFQSGQKLTSWGIAIVFTLGLIYSGYYDEVIRGYDLIPKEHGSISSSLPLGSYFIIFLQVVSWQIIVSLLVEIFDKGYGFGSGILCFLTLQNATNFIADLVGLEMYPVINSNKFESLGALMNLLRNFSIFNLKSTSWQIWHAFTRIQLPNLTQFYIAFASVFVVIALQNFRVDIPIRSTKVRGMNQMFPIRLLYTGGLPVLFAYSVVANIQVIGYILFSILLKSGAPPLVITLLGNYVVQPASNRLVLTGGFLYYLSPEQNLLASIASPIRTVTYSLTIVSLSVWFGFKWSYISGSSPKDIAKQFKDQGISIAGKRDISIAKELSKIIPTAAITGAFALSVLAVAGDYLGGLGKNGAIIIGVSSAFGILEEFMVEYQQSTGSQFSSALAGAQ from the exons ATGAGTGGAT TTCGTCTTCTTGACTTGGTTAAATTCTTTTTACCTATCCTTCCTGAAGTTGAATTCCCGTTTGAAAAAACCAAATTCGATGAAAGAATAGTATTTACCGTGGGATCAGctttgatttttctttttggccAATTACCTATATATGGATTAATCCCTCAAGCCCAATTTCATTTACAAGATccattttatcaatttagACTGATTTTCGCAATGGAAAAGGGAACGTTGTTAGAATTAGGATTATTACCAATTATCACATCAGGTTTTATTTGGCAATTGAGTGCAggattgaagttgattaaTATTAATTTGGGTTTGAGATACGACCGTGAATTATTTCAAAGTGGACAGAAATTGACTAGTTGGGGAATTGCTATTGTGTTCACTTTGGGATTGATTTATTCTGGTTATTATGATGAAGTGATTAGAGGATATGATTTAATCCCAAAGGAACATGGATCTatctcatcttcattgCCATTGGGGTCTTATTTTATTATCTTTTTGCAAGTTGTGTCGTGGCAAATTATTGTCAGTTTATTAGTGGAAATTTTCGATAAAGGATATGGATTTGGATCAGGAATCTTGTGTTTTTTAACCTTACAAAATGCCACTAATTTCATTGCTGATTTAGTTGGATTAGAAATGTACCCCGttataaattcaaataaatttgaaagtcTTGGtgcattgatgaatttattacgtaatttttcaatcttcaatttgaaatctaCAAGTTGGCAAATTTGGCATGCTTTTACTAGAATTCAATTGCCTAATTTAACTCAATTCTACATTGCTTTTGCCTCGgtgtttgttgttattgCATTGCAAAATTTCCGGGTTGATATTCCAATTAGATCAACTAAAGTTAGAGGtatgaatcaaatgttcCCCATTAGATTGTTGTATACTGGTGGATTACCAGTATTATTTGCTTATTCAGTTGTCGCCAACATTCAAGTGATTGGATACATTTTATTTTCCATCTTGCTTAAATCAGGAGCACCACCATTGGTAATTACTTTATTGGGAAACTATGTCGTTCAACCAGCAAGTAACAGATTAGTTTTAACTGGTGGGTTCTTATACTATTTATCTCCAGAACAAAACTTATTAGCATCAATTGCATCCCCAATTAGAACCGTCACTTATTCATTAACAATTGTGAGTTTATCAGTTTGGTTTGGTTTTAAATGGAGTTATATTTCAGGTTCTTCTCCAAAGGACATTGCCAAACAATTTAAAGATCAAGGTATTTCCATTGCCGGTAAAAGAGACATTTCAATCGCCAAAGAATTATCAAAGATTATCCCTACTGCTGCTATAACTGGTGCTTTTGCTCTTTCTGTATTGGCAGTCGCTGGTGATTACTTGGGTGGTTTGGGAAAGAATGGTGCCATAATCATTGGTGTTTCTTCAGCATTTGGTATTTTGGAAGAATTTATGGTTgaatatcaacaatcaactgGATCACAATTCTCAAGTGCCCTTGCTGGTGCCCAATAG